The following DNA comes from Desulfuromonadales bacterium.
CAGGGCGCGGGCGATGCCGATGCGCTGGCGCTGGCCGCCGGAGAATTCGTGCGGGTAGCGGTCGAAGTGTTCGGCCGCCAGACCGACGGTGCCGAGCAGGCGGATGACTTCGGTGCGCAGCGCCGGTCCCGACCCGAGGCCGTGGATGCGCAGCGGCTCACCGACAATGTCGCCGACCCGCTGCCGCGGGTTGAGAGAGGAATAGGGGTCCTGGAAGATCATCTGCATCTGCCGCCGCAGCGGCCGCAGCTGGCGCTGGGAGAGGCGACGGATGTCCTGGCCGTTGATGAGGATTTCCCCCTCGTCAGCCTCCAGCAGGCGCAGGATCAGCTTGCCGGTAGTCGACTTGCCGCACCCCGACTCTCCCACCAGTCCGAGGGTTTCGCCCCGACGCAGGGCGAAGGAGACGCCGTCGACGGCCTGCAGCTTCTGGTGCCTCCCGCCCAGGGGGCCGGGGGCAACGGTGAACGACTTGCGCAGGTTGCGCACTTCCAGCAGCGTATCCATCTAATCCTCCCAGCACCTGACCCAGTGCCCCGCTTCCACCTCGTGCAGCCGCGGCAGATTTCCGCGCAGCGGGGCGAAGCGCTCCGGGCAGTTGTCCAGAAAGGACCGGGGGGCGGCGGAGTCGAGGCTGCCCGGCGGCGGACCTTCGATCACGGCCAGCCGTTTTTTCTTTTCCCCGAGTCGAGGGATACACCCCAGCAGTCCCTGGGTGTAAGGGTGAACGGGATTGGCAAAAATCGTCGTGACCGCTCCCTGTTCCATGATCAGGCCGTTGTACATGACGGCGATCCGGTCGGCGGCCTGGGCCACCACGCCGAGGTCGTGGGTGATGAGCAGGGTCGCCATCCGCCGCTCCTCCTTGAGTTGCATCAGCAGGTCCATGATCTGGGCCTGAATGGTCACGTCGAGGGCGGTGGTCGGTTCGTCGGCGATCAGCAGCCGCGGGTCGCAGGCGAGCGCCATGGCGATCACCACGCGCTGGCGCATGCCGCCGGAGAGATGATGCGGGTAGTCGCGGGCCCGGCGCTCGGGGGAGGGGATGCCGACCTGGTGCAGCAGTTCGATGGCCGCGTCGAGGGCCGGCTGCCGGTCGAGCCCCTTGTGCAGCCGCAGCACTTCGCCGATCTGCTCGCCGATGCGGAAGACGGGGTTGAGGGAGGTCATCGGCTCCTGAAAGACCATGGCAATCTGGTTGCCGCGCAGACGACGCATCTCATCCTCGGGAATGAGCCGCAGATCCTCGCCGGCGAAAAATATCTCGCCGTCGACAATCCGCCCGGGCTCGGGGACGAGACGCAGCAGGGAGAGGGCGGTCATCGACTTGCCACAGCCCGATTCGCCGACCAGCGCCAGGGTTTCCCCCTCGCCGATGGCGAAGTCGATACCGCGCACCGCCTTGATCAGACCGCCGGTGGTGAAGAAATAGGTCGTCAGGTTGCGAACGTCGAGCAGTGGCATGGAAAACTCTGTGATTGGCGAATGAGGGACTGGCGACTGGTAACGTCCTTTTGCACGATGCCAGAATCTACACGGATTTCCCGCAGTGGTCAAGGAGACTGCCGGCAGCGGCCTTTAGGTCTTGAGTCGGCCGCATAAAATACGGATAATGACCGCATGCGTCGCAAAGCGTTGCAAATATTTCTGACCCTGGCTGTTTTCCTGGTGACGGTGCTGCCGGTGCGTAGCGCCGATGAACTTGCGCCGGAGACGACGCCGGTCGTGGTGGTTGGCGGCGACCGCGGCTATCCGCCTTACGAGTTTCTTGATGAGGCGGGGCAGCCGAGCGGTTTCAACGTCGAATTGACACGGGCCATCGCACGGGTCATGGGGATGGAGGTGGAGGTCCGCCTCGGCGCCTGGAGCGAGATGCGCCGGGCGCTGGCGCGAGGCGAGGTCGACATCCTCCAGGGGATGGTCCCTTCGAAGGAACGCGCCGCCGAGGTCGATTTTGCCCTGCCGCACGCGGTGGTGCACCAGGCCATCTGGAACCGGACCAAGGGGGGGGCGATCACCTCCGTCGAGCAGATGCGCGGCAAGGAGGTCATCGTCATGCGTGGCAGCATCATGCATGATTTCATGTTGCAGCAGAAGGTGGACGCCCGACCGGTCCCGGTCGACTCCCTGGCGGATGCCCTGCGCCTGCTCGCTTCGGGCAGGCACGACTGTGCCCTGGTCGCCAAGCTTCCCGGGCAGTACCTGGTCGGCAAACTGGGGCTCAGCAACATCGAGCCGGTGGCCCGGCCTCTTCTGGCCCATGATTACGGCTACGCGGTCCGCAAGGGGAACCGCGAACTCCTTGCCCGTTTCAACGAGGGGCTGTCGATCCTCAAGGAGAGCGGCGAATACCAGCAGCTTTACCGCAAATGGCTGGGGGTGCTGGAGCCGCCGCTGCTCCCCTGGTCCCGGATCATCCGTTACGGCAT
Coding sequences within:
- a CDS encoding oligopeptide/dipeptide ABC transporter ATP-binding protein, which translates into the protein MDTLLEVRNLRKSFTVAPGPLGGRHQKLQAVDGVSFALRRGETLGLVGESGCGKSTTGKLILRLLEADEGEILINGQDIRRLSQRQLRPLRRQMQMIFQDPYSSLNPRQRVGDIVGEPLRIHGLGSGPALRTEVIRLLGTVGLAAEHFDRYPHEFSGGQRQRIGIARALAVRPDLIIADEPVSALDLSIQAQVINLLRDIQQEFGLTYLFIAHDLSVIEHMSDRVAVMYLGRIVELADAEELYRAPRHPYSEALLNAVPVPDPARRKRHPLKGEVPSPLSPPSGCHFHPRCPYAREICASVYPPLEDKGGGHLAACHFSGEVGKFREF
- a CDS encoding ABC transporter ATP-binding protein gives rise to the protein MPLLDVRNLTTYFFTTGGLIKAVRGIDFAIGEGETLALVGESGCGKSMTALSLLRLVPEPGRIVDGEIFFAGEDLRLIPEDEMRRLRGNQIAMVFQEPMTSLNPVFRIGEQIGEVLRLHKGLDRQPALDAAIELLHQVGIPSPERRARDYPHHLSGGMRQRVVIAMALACDPRLLIADEPTTALDVTIQAQIMDLLMQLKEERRMATLLITHDLGVVAQAADRIAVMYNGLIMEQGAVTTIFANPVHPYTQGLLGCIPRLGEKKKRLAVIEGPPPGSLDSAAPRSFLDNCPERFAPLRGNLPRLHEVEAGHWVRCWED